The Macrobrachium nipponense isolate FS-2020 chromosome 19, ASM1510439v2, whole genome shotgun sequence genome contains a region encoding:
- the LOC135217110 gene encoding putative nuclease HARBI1: MSQASVSRIISQVTDVLYNKARTEIKVPQNPQEIHQTAQTFHRISGFPRVIGVIDGTHIPIKAPSDNEYIYVNRKGYHSLNLQVVGNAQNLITSYTVKYPGSTHDAYIWNNCPLRGRFQDGVYGDMHLLGDSGYPLEPFLLTPYPHPTTLGQERYNRSHKKTRTIIEQTFGVLKSRFRCLHNSGGSLQYEPKKCAKIAAACMLLHNHCVQQRIPAPELLEEEEQEDEEDPDDPAAVAGAKGKVQGKW; this comes from the exons ATGAGCCAAGCAAGTGTAAGTCGCATCATCAGTCAAGTTACAGATGTTCTATATAACAAAGCAAGGACAGAAATAAAAGTGCCACAAAATCCACAGGAAATTCACCAGACTGCGCAAACTTTCCATAGGATTAGTGGCTTTCCAAGAGTCATTGGTGTAATAGATGGAACACATATTCCCATTAAAGCACCAAGTGACAATGAATACATTTATGTAAACCGTAAAGGATATCACTCGCTAAATCTTCAAGTAGTTGGAAATGCCCAAAACCTCATCACTAGCTATACTGTGAAGTATCCTGGCAGCACCCATGATGCCTACATTTGGAACAACTGCCCACTACGAGGTCGCTTCCAAGATGGTGTCTATGGAGATATGCATCTTCTTG GTGACAGTGGGTATCCACTGGAGCCATTTCTCCTCACCCCATATCCACACCCAACAACCCTGGGACAAGAAAGGTATAATAGGTCACATAAGAAGACGAGAACTATAATTGAGCAGACATTTGGGGTCTTGAAATCTCGCTTCCGATGTCTGCATAATTCTGGTGGGTCTCTACAGTATGAACCCAAAAAATGTGCGAAGATAGCTGCTGCCTGTATGCTGCTACACAATCATTGTGTTCAGCAACGAATACCTGCTCCTGAGCTGCTTGAGGAAGAGGAGCAAGAGGATGAGGAAGATCCTGATGATCCAGCAGCAGTTGCAGGTGCAAAAGGCAAGGTGCAGGGCAAGTGGTAA
- the LOC135217119 gene encoding uncharacterized protein LOC135217119: protein MTVRTQLHLQQVQPFLYGKLDAATTSAAAATTSAVASKHMSAFHSIADAQLFEFDINDGSAEVSVADDIPISIIEEHQYARREELSRPDVSDIFQDTLLNQNELNESVRVIADSMVTMTDILKKHFA, encoded by the exons ATGACAGTGAGGACCCAGCTTCACCTTCAGCAG GTTCAGCCTTTTCTGTATGGAAAGCTGGATGCTGCTACCACCTCGGCTGCTGCTGCCACCACCTCGGCTGTTGCTAGCAAGCACATGTCAGCATTTCACAGCATTGCAGATGCACAACTTTTCGAGTTTGATATTAATGATGGCTCTGCAGAAGTGTCCGTCGCAGATGATATACCAATATCAATTATTGAAGAACACCAGTATGCACGGAGAGAGGAGCTAAGCCGTCCTGATGTTTCCGATATATTTCAGGATACATTGCTTAATCAAAACgaattaaatgaaagtgtaagGGTAATAGCTGACAGCATGGTAACAATGACTGATATCCTTAAGAaacattttgcataa